DNA from Nematostella vectensis chromosome 5, jaNemVect1.1, whole genome shotgun sequence:
TGTGCTTGTCCACAATCATGTCGTCAGTCGCACAAGGTTAACGCTTGCAATAAAATAAACTGGCCATTAACATAACTAGCATAAAAACTGGCCATAAAAACTATTCGTGAAAATTATAACTTTATTAATGTATCAATGTATTTTGCTTGTGATTGTGGACATAGGACCAGGCCAAACGTCCTTATTATCTGAGAAGACGTTTCGTTTTTACCAGTAATAATGTATTCTGTGTTATGTAATTGTGTTCTAATTCGCTACACTCAAACGATAGcctaattaaagaaaaaacaggTAACATTGATGTGTCATGTGTTCCGTCTTCAGATTCCTGTGAGCTGGACCTAGCAGTGTATCACGTTACTAGAGCACTTTCCCAATCTCCCTCTAGCAAAGCAGACGAACGCTTGCAATGGCTGATGGAGCTAACGAGCCATATAAGGAGCTCCGCTTGCGAAAGTATAGTCCAGCCGTCCTCACAGGTGCGttcatttttgctttttaggTTTCCCTTTATGATCCTCGCGTGACATATCCATGGGCGCGGATACGTATTTATTACTTACTTATGTCAGTCTGAATCTTTGCTTATTATCTGGCTTCAAACTTGCATCACAGTTCTCTTGTTGTTGCAGGCGTTGTCACGGGGACTGGCAGTTCTTTCAAGCGCATGCGCTCATTGGGCTAGCGGTGTTCAATTTCCGGACCTACACATGGTATCACGGGCTCAACAACCAAGCAGTCTCCGGCGTCACTATGCTTTACTGTGCATGCTCCCCGGCAACCTTCTTGAATTACTGAACAGTGAACCGTGGGCTCGGGTTGCGTCCAAGGTTCGCTTGTAACTAATTAGATTATGAATTTGTGTTGTAAAGAAAAGCCGTCACACACTCTCTAGCTATCGTCGATTATTTCCTAAGCTTGCTTATGCTTGGACAGTGCCCATCCTAACATTCCCCGCTTATGTTATGTTACGATATGTTAAAAGTCTTATAATTTCTCCTCAGATGTTTGACTGGCTATTTGCTCTGAGAGACGCGCCCGCAGTCAAGGGTAACGACAAACTGCGGTCTCTTGTCAAAGGTACTACAATCTGATAAAATATCGAAAGGAAGcgatgcccccccccccccctccctgtgTCTTTGAAGGGTGTAAGAAAAGGAAGTTGTGTTTTGGATATAAAAGGATTATATTCCTAATCCAGAATCATTTGTTGGTCGCGCTTAAGGCAACAGTACAACTAGTATACCATTGCAAATCAAACACTGTTTTACATCGTTTTGGTTTAAtatttctgttaaaaagaccCCATCTATAACGAGCCTATTTCTTGTTCAGACTGTATTGTGAATCTCCGCCACAATGATGCGTTCAAGAAAGCTGACGTTTGGACAGAGTCTGTGAAGACTACGACGTGAGAAAGCTCGAAAGGCAGCCTTCAGGTAGAGAAAAATATAGCAATCGCTACATGATCACCTTGGCCGAGTGAGTCCCGGGCATTCGCGTACACGTCAGTCTTTCCCTATTTACGGGGCAGTTAACGAGAAGCGTCGAGTAATCATCGGAAAACGTCGGGTAGTCATCAGAAGGTGTCGAGTAGTCATTGGGAAGTGTCGGGTAGTAATAGAGAAGCGTCGGGTAGTCATCGTGAAGCGTCGGTTAATAATCGGAAAGCGTCGGGTAGTCACCGGTAAGAGAAGGGTAATAATCGGGAAACGTTGGGTAGTTATCGGGAAGCGTCGGGTAGTTATAGGGAAGAGGCCGGATAGTTGTCGGGAAGCGCCGGGTAGTCGTCGGGGAGCGTCGGATAGCCGTTCTGAAGCGTCGGGTAGTCGTCGGGAAGCGTGAGATTGTGTGGCCAATTAAGTGTAAGGCACAGTGTCACATTTTCCCATACATTTGAAAAGCTCATGACTACTAGCGCGAGTCGGGTAAGGGAATGCTGTCGCCAGACTGATCCATCTGTAGTACTCTTATAAAAGGGCGAAGCccttgaaataataaataataataaaatcacAAATGCTAGCCGTGTGTCTGCTTAACAactttattttgatttataCGCTATTGCCCTTTTAGTGTAATGCTAAAATGAGTGCTTAAGAAAAGCGTATGGTAGAATAAAATATCTTCTGAGTTCCCCTTTTTCTCTTGGCCCCTCAATAAATCGTGATAGACAAAGCTTTTGAAGGGGAGAAAACTATTAACAGTATTACTCTTTACGGACTGGCACAACCTTTAAACCTTATTTATAACGACTTCTCCCCATTTTTGTAGGCGAAGGCAATGAGAATTGAATTCAGTAGAAATATCTGAGTTTTTTCCTAATGGTGTCCCAGTAACTAGCGATAAATAATGATAACACTTATAAATCATAGAACAACTTGGACAAAGGGAGTTTTTCATGATAAAAATTGGCTGTGATAATACAGTTCCTGTATGTATTTATTACCCGGACTCGTTCTTCCGCTGCCAAAAGTTAGTGAAGGACAAGAGTTCGTCTCACCTGACGAGGCGTAGCGAGTTTACAAATATCTCCCATATGTCGAGTTGTCATGCGCGCATCCTCCATGCCCTTGGGAAGACGGAGATATCTTGAGTAGAACCAGTCATTGGTGATTTAATACCTTCTATGTTactattaaaatatataaaaaatcaaCACTAACTTTCAAATAGTCTCGTCAAttaccattttgtcatcctaaaTGCCAAGTGTAAGAAAGCATCCAGCAAGGATGATTATTTTGCATGATTTGTTTTTGATTATTTATGCCAGTCTGAAACAATTTAAAAAGTTTTAGCTGACAAGGTTTCTTTATCACCACGCCTCTTTCTCATTTTTTAATGTGATGGTCTCTTCACTCTCTTCATTCTCTTCACTAACTTCTCTCGAACCTTTTTTAAAAGGAGGTGAGAGGCCGTCCGTCTAAGGTTCGAGCAACTTCACACATTGCCCAGAATTCGGGAAAAAGGTAACATTTACTCACACAACCCTTATTTATCACACCCGCGCAAACGAGTGGTCTGATGGGAAAACAACAGCGTGCGCAATTTTTTTAACGGATGCGCGAGTGAGTGCAATACAAACATCTCGCCGCCTTTCCACCCTCTGCATCGAATCTTTTACGTATCAATAATTCAATACTTTTCATCTAAGTTCAATAGGGGACTAGCGCTAAGACATCAATTGACCTTTTGGATGACAAATTTGAGCCAGAATAAACAAGGAAATAACTGCGCAAGTCTCGTCAGAGAACGATAAAATCtttaattcaaaataaaccctttctggctttattcgtaagcgctaaaaatgtttttgttgctgctattttgccgctaaaagccgaAGCGCGCGCTAGCTACCCAAAAAGTCGTGAGATCTCTTCGCGTAAGTCccctattattattatctcaACATTGCAATTAAAATTACTTGTAGGACGAATCTTTATGTGCTTGAGAAAGAGGAAATCAACCACAGGGTTTATGTTCTATGTTCGCCGACGTTTCCAAATTAACGCTTCGTCGGAGCTTGAAAAGGATTCAAGAAGGCACCTTTTCtcaaaataatttaaattttacACTGATTATTTCCATGATCTTCGCGATAGAATTAAAACCAAGAACATATTGACATTTGAATCAAATTAGGTAATGATAGTACAATTCTATAATTTTATCCCAGCTAATACCATAATATCTATCTTTTAGATTGTCAAGCTTTATCTCGTACTACTTCCTATTCATAATCCATGTTTGGTCGAAAAAGCTCtatctttttcttttgctgGCTACTTCCGCGAGGTACCGCACCGTAAGCGACCCGCTGGACTCAGTTAGCCCCCCGCGCCTCACGTTCAAGTCCCCGCGATGTCCATCGCCCTTTTGCACCATGCTGGTGTCACCCTTTGAGCGCTTTCTCTGCTTACTTTTCTTTTGTACGATGTCATCAAGGTACCTAACTGTAAGTGAGGTGTTTGACTCGACATTCGGGTGAATAGTGGCTTGATCTCGATAACAAGGGAACGCCTCCTCGTCTATGTGCCAAGACGCTTTTCTCTTCTCTTTGTGACCTTTCATTTTCCTCTTCCGCGCTATTTCCCCAAGATATCTGACGGTTAGAGAAGTGTTAGAGTCCGTCAATTCACCGCGCCGCTCTCCCAAATCACCGGTGAAAGTGATATCGTCCAAGTAGTGTGGGTTGGTGTCCGCAGGCTGGTCAGCGGAATTATCTATGTGCCAAGACGCTTCTCTCTTCTCTTTGTGACCTTTCATTTTCCTCTTCCGCGCTATTTCCCCAAGATATCTTACGGTTAGAGAAGTGTTAGAGTCCGTCAATGCACCGCGCCGCTCCCCCAAATCACCGGTTAAAGTGATATCGTCTAGGTAACGTGGGTTGGTGTCCGCAGGCTGTTCAGCGGAATTATCGATTAATCCTGTGCGCGTAACCTTGCGCAACAGGTGCAAGGCAATGACGATGAGAAGCTCAACGAGCTCTGAGGCCGTGAGTGCCGAGATGCCGATCCACAGCCCAAGCTGACCTCCGATATCCGACACGAAATTCACaagctgtcaatcaaagcACACGCATGCGTGTTAATAGAACACAGTAAAGCAGAAGAGGAATAAACACTCATATCATTAGGGTAGTTTAGATCCGATTTATACGTCTCTCTCTCCTGTCGTGCCGCATGTAATTATCTATTTGTATCGACACAAATACATTTGGTTAAACGTTCGTTCAGTCGTCGCCAAGCTGAGCTCCGATATCCGACACAAAATTCACaagctgtcaatcaaagcACACGCATGCGTGTTAGTAAAACACAGTGAAGCAGAGAAGGAATGCACAACTCATGTCATTAGGGTAGTCTAGATCCACCGCGCACGAGCCACAAGACGCCTTCTCTCGCTTTTCCGAATGCGCCTGCATGGAGTCCTTGCCAAAATCGCGTCTTGTTCAGGGCGACattagggtgatttagatccacgacgccggcaagaggACGCCGCCTCGCGCACGATCGGTTGCGCGCAcacgctgatttttgcctgtGTCGCGTCCTGTTCAGGACGGCATTTCATGCATTTTCACGTCCTCTTCAGGACGGGACGCCGGCAAAAATCagcgtgcgcgcgcaatcgaacgtgcgcgaggcggcgtcctcttgccggcgtcgtggatctaaatcaccctattTACATCAAAAACACTCCTTTTCACGCACCTCGTAGGACCTGTACTCCTCGATAACCTCGTGGTTCAGCTCTTCGTAGAATATCTGAAGCTTCACGAAATAAGCCCTGAATCAACAGAAACCAATAAACAGATCAATTAATACAAACCGTAGCATGaattaccaccaccaacatAACAGTTTCTGCCATTACCTGGCGTCTGCGTTTGCCGGGAGAACAAATCCTTTGTCTTCTTTAAGCTCGTCTAGAAAATGTGCctgaattgaaaaaaaggaattgcCATTTCATCTTTATATTTATAGTAGCcaataataaagataacagtttgctcacctcATAATCATCTGTAGGCCATCTCGCCGATGAAATTGAAAGCTTAAAGACTTCTTCACTATGACAAAACAGAATACACGATAAAgactgataatgatgatgacgatggcggtggcggtggcggtggcggtggcggtgatgatgatgatgatgatgatgatgatatgggtGCGATAGTTTTTGCAAAATTGGCCTTACTTGCAAGGAGGGCGGCATTTCTCTGAGCAGCCGAGTTTATTGTCTTGGTACAGCGACTGAACCTTGTTCAGACACCTGACTAAAGAAGTAGATAGTGAGGATTAGTTTGCATATTTAAACACCAAAATGAATAATATTCGGCACCCTGTGCTGCGGATAGCCGCTGTACAGTACTTACTGACGTCGATGTCAAGGATATCACAAACTGTCCGCTGTACAGTACTTACTGACGTCGATGTCAAGGATATCACAAACTGTCCTGTTATCGATGTTAGGGAATCTGTATTCAAGACATCCACACATGTCCACCTGCTTGTGAGCGAGACACGAGTCCATGCACGTCTAAAAAGATAGACGTGATGCTAGCAATACTATATGAATCACACATCCTCGGCAAAACGATATACTGGGGAAACGTAGGTAAAATCCCTTAAACATCTGGCGTTTCTTCGTAAGAGACAGATGTCCGCACGTCCTTTCCGCCCTCCCTAAGATGAACCTCTCTTTGATAAACGTCTCTTTTTTTAGAGATTTCAAGCATGTTAACGCTACTATGGTCGAACTTACCGTGCGTGAATAGGACACATTATATCGCTTTCTGTACAGATTCTCGGGGTCGATATCATCACTGCTCAGGCAGCTTTTGTTGTTGAAGGGATCTGCACGGAGTATATTCGTCTggcaaaacatttgaaaaaaaataatgtgagAACCGAAATCTTTATGTTTATCCTAGGAAACTCGCACAATTTAACAACACATGAAGTAGTGTGTAACAAGACGTAAAATCAGTGATTTGTATACGCCTATACTTACCATCCTAATGCCCGTAGTGGTGGAAAACCCGGGTGATACGCTGATGCCTTTCTCTAATGGTGACGGCATCTCACCTTGAGTGGAAATCAATACGCGCATGCCTGCTTCGTGAGACAGCTGACCAACGTACTCGTGTTGCTCGGCGTTTAGCTCAAGCGTAAGGCCTGGATAAATttgcaataaaataaacaacacaTTTCTACCATTCATCAGTATTTTAATATCAATAAGTAATCACACTTCTACCATGCATTAGTATATtaacttttctttaaaataaagAACCTATTTAACAACCTAAGTAGCCTAAAATTTATAATAGTAGCCATTgaataagaacctttttaggCTAACCTGGAAAAAGCTAGGTTTTTATAAGCGGGTAAGTACTGTGTTTGCGAAAGCCCCTAGAGGGAGGGCATGTACCTAACCTCCAGCATAGCACTGCTAATAAGTGAACATATCATTAAGTCAAACTAATGCACACATACCGCTGGCGGGTCCCGGTTTGTTGGATCGCAGGATCGGTTTGGGTTCCCCTTGCCAGTCCTTCCCTGAATTGAACACGTAACAGTTGCCATAGCGATAATGCCAGAATCGACTCCACAGATTCTCCGTGTAGTTGCTGGAACAAAAATCGTAttttgtcaataaaataaGGATAACATCTACTTTTCTTCCTCACTTAGGTGTTTGTTGGTGAATATCACACACGTGCATGGATAAATATCACTCACGTGCATGGATAAATATCACTCAAGTGCATGGGTAAATATCACTCAAGTGCATGGGTAAATATCACTCAAGTGCATGGGTAAATATCACTCAAGTGCATGGGTAAATATCACTCAAGTGCATGGGTAAATATCACTTACGTGCAAGGGTAAATATCAATCACGTGCAAGGGTAAATATCACTCAAGTGCATGGGTAAATATCACTTACGTGCATGGGTAAATATCACTCACGTGCATGGATAAATATCACTCAAGTGCATGGGTAAATATCACTCAAGTGCATGGATAAATATCACTCAAGTGCATGGATAAATATCACTCACGTGCAAGGATGAATATCACTCACGTGCAAGGGTAAATATCACTCAAGTGCAAGGGTAAATATCACTCAAGTGCAAGGGTAAATATCACTTACGTGCATGGATAAATATCACTTACGTGCATGAATAAATATCATTCACGTGCAAGGGTAAAAATATCACTCAGGTGCATGGATAATAATCGCTCACTTGCATGGATAAATATCACTCACGTGCAAGGATAAATATCACCCACGTGCAAGGGTAAATATCACTCAAGTGCATGGGTAAATATCACTTACGTGCAAGGGTAAATATCAATCACGTGCAAGGGTAAATATCACTCAAGTGCATGGGTAAATATCACTTACGTGCATGGGTAAATATCACTCACGTGCATGGATAAATATCACTCAAGTGCGTGGATAAATATCACTCACGTGCATGGATAAATATCACTCAAGTGCATGGGTAAATATCACTCAAGTTCATGGGTAAATATCACTCAAGTGCATGGGTAAATATCACTTACGTGCAAGGGTAAATATCACTCACGTGCATGGATAAATATCACTCAAGTACATGAATAAATATCACTCAAGTGCATGGGTAAATATCACTCAAGTGCATGGGTAAATATCACTTACGTGCATGGATAAGTTTCACTTACGTGCAAGGGTAAATATCACTCAAGTGCATGGGTAAATATCACTCAAGTGCGTGGGTAAATATCACTAAAGTGCATGGGTAAATATCACTCAAGTGCATGGATAAATATCACTCACGTGCATGGATAAATATCATTCAAGTGCATGGGTAAATATCACTCAAGTGCATGGGTAAATATCACTCAAGTGCATGGATAAATATCACTCACGTGCAAGGATAAATATCACTCACGTGCAAGGGTAAATATCACTCAAGTGCATGGGTAAATCTCAGCCAAGTGCATCGGTAAATATCACTCAAGTACATGGGTAAATATCACTCAAGTACATGGGTAAATATCACTAACGTGCATGGATAAATATCACTCAAGTGCATGGGTAAATATCACTTACGTGCAAGGGTAAATATCACTCACGTGCATGGGTAAATATCAATAAAGTGCATTGGTAAATATCACTCACGTGCATGGGTAAATATCAATAAAGTGCATGGGTAAATATCACTGACGTGCATGGGTAAATATCAATAAAGTGCATGGGTAAGTATCACTCACGTGCAAGGAATGCCACGATAGGTACACGATAGCACCATATCGTTAAACTGGTGCCCAGCCTCCATCAACATATCCTCTGGCTTGGTTGCTAAGCTCAGTACCAGCTCCTCTGTTTTGAGCGTCTGTTTGTCCAAGGTGGCCGGGTCGGGCTGGGATACCTCGCCCGTGAAAGCCTGCTCCTTTTTCTCCTCCATTGTCAAGGGtctctctgtttttttttgtcagtgtAGAGGTGGGATAGTATAGAAAAAGGCGCGAATGGAATAAAGAAAGGACAATGTACAATATACAGGAATTTCATAGACCTGCTACTAATTTGGCCCAAAGGGCCACGAATGTCAAATCGAACGCAAATAGATAAAAAGCCTCAAAACGAGACATGTATGTGTTCTTTAAGGTGCACATGCTTTTAGAAGCCCTAGAAGAGAGCGAGTTTTTTAACAGAATGTTGTCAGGACATGAAATGCCAAATATtgcaaaacaattatttggTACCGACCTGTAGGAGTTGGAGTGACGCCTGGAGGTAATGTAGTCGGCACTTCTACAGAAGTGAATAAATTATCAAATGCATTTCAGGAGCTAAGGGCATTGTCGGGGGATTTCCATCGAAAGCCTCTATTATTAACGTTTTCGTGCGGAGTGGAGAGGGTGTTGCTACTTTCCTATCCCCTATACTATCTACCTTTTTCACAAGACAATCTTTAGCTTCCcggcaaccccccccctcctccccatAAACGCTTATTTGCTAATGGCAATTCTTATCCGTTGTTGGCGTGACAGTTATTACCCCCGTCCCCCATAACAGGCTTTGCTAATTGTGATTTTCTTCGATACTCACCAGTTGTTGGCGGGTCTGTGGGCTCCAGGGTAGTCGGCTCTGGGGTGGTAGGGGCGGTTGTGGGCTCCGTGGTTGGCACAGTAGTGGGAATAGTTGTTGGTATCGTAGTTGGCACTGTTGTTGGCTCAGTGGTAGGCGCCGTGGTTGGGACGGCTGTTGATTCCGTTGTGGGCACAGGTGTGGTTACTGGGGGCTCTGTAGGTTGCACAAGGTCGTGTTTGTTCCTACAGCAAAGATAATATGTGCATGGGCACTGACCAACCGCTACTCGTCGCTTGCGCaaacctccaccatcaccgtcTTTGGTGATATCTGAATAAGAGATTGGTGGTTTATTATCAGTACAAAAGTATCATTACCGTCACCATTATGATAAAAATCACTATCATCCTTATTATTTACataaaaatcatcatcattaccatcgtCATCTCCGTCagcatcataatcaccattatcataaaAATCACCATTGCCTTAaaaccatcattatcatcatcaactgATCGACATCATCATAaaaatcattattataatgatcatcattatcatcatattgCTGCTACTTTTACTATTACTCCTTTAAAGACGCGCACTATAAGTGTTAGATTTCCCCCGTTAAAGTCTTAAGATTGGTTCTtacttggacgtaagcgcaagttattttccaattctcactAGAACGCAAGggcaagagaacgcaactacttgattttcttgctcttgtgtttgaccgattctcatttgtgttgcgcttacgcttgcgtcctagtgagaaccaaccaaCACGTACTTGGTGTTATGAAGTTCTCGAATGATCCTGCTAATTCACTGGTGATCTGAGACCTTCGGACTATGTTAAAATTGCATAGAGTCACTGCAGGAAAGGCAATACTCTGTAATAAACCACAAGATAAAAATATCTATGCCAATAATTAACACagcaaaaatataaataaagaaTCTAtatcagcaacaacaacaaagcaGCACCATTGAGGACGACAACAAAACTGCTGcatgaacaacaacaacaacacaaaaacagTGTTTGTATCACCGCAATGTAATAGCTGCCGCTTAAAATAATACTAACGCTTAATGAATTATCCCCCTAGACGACACTCACTTtgactgtttttttgtttttttgttttttcgtctttttttgttttttgtctttttgtttattcGAACCCAATCGAAATACGATATCAGCAACAACTACAAAGCAACACCATTGAGGACGACATCAGAACGACAGAATGGCCATAAACAAACAGCAAAAACAGAGCTGCTAGCAACAAGAATTACGACATTGAGAGCTGCAACAAGCCGAGACAATGATGACACTAGTTTGTGTCAATGCCATGACATCATAAAGTTATTAGAGAAGTTAAAAAGAATGTTTGACATAGAAAAATGGCTGGAAAAAGGAACGACATACCGCTGCATGCTTCATCCAGATCTGTGTTCCGATTGGTCGGCTGAGGTAGATGATAAGCAGATCAGAGATTTCAACGGCGAACATCCCGAACGCCACCATGATAATACTTGCCCAGAACAGTCGATTGTACTTTGACATCGTGTTAGCAATTCGCCCAAATCCATGCGCAGTTGTTTGATCGAAGAAACTCCATATGAACCCCAACACGGTTTTTGCAGTTTTGCCTTCATTTTGACTCATTTTACCTTAGAAAGCTTGGGATGAGCGATAAACGATCAAATAGATGCAACCATATACGTTACATGGCATTGGAAGATATTGAGTAGACTAGAAAACCTCAGAAACATAAGTGACATTGAACTTCTATTGAAGCGTTtcaaaaattttaaaagttaCTGAATAACGGATTTATAACGCGCGCGCAAACGTGTTTtctgatgaaaaaaaaatacagcgcgcgcaattgaaaaaaagaaaactttacGCACGAATTAAAGTTGGAGTCACAAGCTAGCttatgtgtgtgtttttcATACATTATGTAATAATGGTGTGTAGATTTGGGTTTTGAGTTTGGCGATGCAAACTAAGACTCCGAAACATTGCCCCGTCGTCTTGTTTGTCTACATTTctgtaatgcctagtgcacacttagcgacataacgacatgggcgtgtgcactcttatcttcgacataacgacatggacataacgacataaaagaaaaaaaacatgtttttttcttttatgtcattatgtccatgtcgttatgtcgttatgtcgcccatgtcgttatgttgctagtgtgcactaggcataaggcAAATATTTCGTATTCTAAGGACTCTCTACCCTAATACATTAGTTAGTTCGATTCATCAGGTCTTTAGTAAACAATTA
Protein-coding regions in this window:
- the LOC5508959 gene encoding degenerin deg-1 isoform X1 → MSQNEEKCRQTVSGLIWDFFGQTTAHGFGRIANTKSRLRRMFWVCLVMAAFGMFSLQIYDLLMIYLSRPIGTQIWMKHAPSIAFPAVTLCNFNIVRRSQITSELAGSFENFITPNISDVDDARSLRKRRQSVDGCSCGCYLKCRNFHDPHRNTPEPATTCAPVPTTIPTTATTTEPTTVPTTIPTTIPTTLPTTEPTTAPTTPEPTTLEPTDPPTTEAPTTLPPGVTPAPTEKPLTIEEKKEQAFTGEVSQPDPATLDKQTLKTEELVLSLATKPEDMLMEVGHQFNDMVLSCTYRGIPCTNYTENLWSRFWHYRYGNCYVFNSGKDWQGEPKPILRSNKPGPASGLTLELNAEQHEYVGQLSHEAGMRVLISTQGEMPSPLEKGISVSPGFSTTTGIRLTNILRADPFNNKSCLSSDDIDPENLYRKRYNVSYSRTTCMDSCLAHKQVDMCGCLEYRFPNIDNRTVCDILDIDVIRCLNKVQSLYQDNKLGCSEKCRPPCNEEVFKLSISSARWPTDDYEAHFLDELKEDKGFVLPANADARAYFVKLQIFYEELNHEVIEEYRSYELVNFVSDIGGQLGLWIGISALTASELVELLIVIALHLLRKVTRTGLIDNSAEQPADTNPRYLDDITLTGDLGERRGALTDSNTSLTVRYLGEIARKRKMKGHKEKREASWHIDNSADQPADTNPHYLDDITFTGDLGERRGELTDSNTSLTVRYLGEIARKRKMKGHKEKRKASWHIDEEAFPCYRDQATIHPNVESNTSLTVRYLDDIVQKKSKQRKRSKGDTSMVQKGDGHRGDLNVRRGGLTESSGSLTVRYLAEVASKRKR